From the Nostoc sp. PCC 7107 genome, the window TTGGTTAACCGTCAGAGAAAACATCCGTTTAGCCGTAGATGAAGTGTTAAAAAATGCAAATCGGGCTGAAAAAATTAGCATTGTTAACGAACACTTGGCAATGGTAAACTTAACCCCGGCAGCAGACAAGTATCCTGATGAAATCTCTGGAGGGATGAAACAACGAGTAGGCATTGCCAGGGCTTTAGCAATTCGTCCAAAAATGTTACTTATGGATGAACCTTTTGGAGCTTTAGACGCATTAACTAGAGGAAAATTACAAAGACAAGTATTAGATATTTGGGAAAACAATCGCCAAGCCGTGATGATGATTACTCACGATGTTGATGAAGCTATTTATATGAGCGATCGCATCGTCTTAATGACTAATGGCCCAGCCGCTAATATCGGGGAAATCTTACAAGTACCGTTCGATCATCCACGCGATAGATCTGCTATGCGGAATTCTCAAGAATATTTTGAATTGCGTAATTATGCCTTAAATTTTCTTGATAGATATTTCACTCAAAATGAGTAAATTAGTTTATTATTTCTTTTAGCGGGTCGCCTAATTCAAATTCATCAACAATCATGATTTGAAACGGAGGAACCAAATATATGGGGCTAATCTTTAAGAAAGACACCTTCCAGTCTTAGCCCGTCAGCTAACTCCGTCGGTAATGGAAGGAACTCCCAAAAATTTGGCTGTAATAGCAGTTGTTATTGGGGTTTCTTTAAAGAAAGGATCAAAAGTGAATTCTGAAGGATCAAGTCTCAAGGATGAAATTTCTAGTAGTAATTTCATACTTTACACTTCATAGTTCATTTACCCTGCTTCTCATTCGTCATTTATTTTCTTTCGGAGAAGTGAAACTGTGAACATTAAGCCAATGTTAGTGCGCCTCCAAAGCGCCATAGGTAGAAATGATTTAGTTGAGCAAATGGTATTGATACCAGAGCCAAAAAGACATTATTTGACAAATTCTCAAACAGCACAATCAGTTAACTTAATTGTTGCTTACAACGCTTCACCTAATAGTCATACCGCACTAGATATTGCTTTCTGGATTGCTCATCAAACGCGTTTAGCTACAAATCAGCAAGTTACAGTCCAAGCAGTTTATGTAGTAGAACAGAACCAGAGTGATAAGTATTTGAATCAAGTCAATTGGGAAAGTTATTTAACACCATGCGAATGTGGAGTAAGTGATGTATATCAATCTACAACATCGGTATTAACTCAACCAAAACTACAAGCACAAATTGTAGCCCCTCTAGAAGAAGCAGACCGAATTATTTGGCAAGCACGAAGTTTAGCTGAAGAATGGCAAGGTTCTTTTAAATCGCATTTGCGGTTTGGTGATGTTGCTACAGAACTGACAAAAGTTGTGGAATTAGAGGCGGCTAATGTTTTATTTATGGGGTGTAGATCCATTAATCATGCAATTATTCAGGCACTAGGTTTTGATTTTCCTTGTGCTATTTTAGGCATACCCAATGGCATTGATGAATAACTGCCGTCGCAAATAGCAGTAATTTTTTAGAGGATGTCTGAGAAGTATTAAATATTTA encodes:
- a CDS encoding ABC transporter ATP-binding protein; translation: MTKYTPTSRDTDQQFMSRTNFLEIENLVKSYPTPDKSNFVVLDGVNLSIGEDEFISVIGHSGCGKSTLLKIVAGLETATSGSVRLDGKEIRKPGAERMMVFQNYSLLPWLTVRENIRLAVDEVLKNANRAEKISIVNEHLAMVNLTPAADKYPDEISGGMKQRVGIARALAIRPKMLLMDEPFGALDALTRGKLQRQVLDIWENNRQAVMMITHDVDEAIYMSDRIVLMTNGPAANIGEILQVPFDHPRDRSAMRNSQEYFELRNYALNFLDRYFTQNE
- a CDS encoding universal stress protein; amino-acid sequence: MLVRLQSAIGRNDLVEQMVLIPEPKRHYLTNSQTAQSVNLIVAYNASPNSHTALDIAFWIAHQTRLATNQQVTVQAVYVVEQNQSDKYLNQVNWESYLTPCECGVSDVYQSTTSVLTQPKLQAQIVAPLEEADRIIWQARSLAEEWQGSFKSHLRFGDVATELTKVVELEAANVLFMGCRSINHAIIQALGFDFPCAILGIPNGIDE